A window from Populus trichocarpa isolate Nisqually-1 chromosome 3, P.trichocarpa_v4.1, whole genome shotgun sequence encodes these proteins:
- the LOC7461346 gene encoding protein MET1, chloroplastic: MSLAPSRYPALYSSSPLPTSSVQAKQIPLLFSQNTHFLSKNYSFLSTSTAFSNTLLLKPSNSILKASETESQTSKSAESGSGGEGEGEGEGEEKYEEYEVEIEQPYGIKFAKGRDGSTYIDAIAPGGSADKNGKFSVGDKVIATSAVFGTEIWPAAEYGRTMYTIRQRIGPLFMKMQKRYGNMDYTGELTEKEIIRAERNSGVISNRVREIQMQNYLRKKEQKEQREKDLREGLQLYKNAKYEEALEKFESMLGSKPDPTEAAVASYNVACCYSKLNQLQAGLSALEDAMKAGFEDFKRIRTDPDLSNLRTAEGFEPLMKRFDESFINENAINAIKSLFGFNKK; encoded by the exons ATGTCTTTAGCTCCAAGTAGATATCCTGCTCTCTACTCTTCATCACCATTACCAACAAGTAGTGTCCAAGCCAAGCAAATCCCACTCCTTTTCTCTCAAAACACTCACTTTTTATCCAAGAACTACTCATTTCTCAGCACTTCAACAGCTTTCAGCAATACCCTTTTGCTAAAACCATCAAATTCAATCCTTAAAGCTTCAGAAACTGAGTCACAGACATCAAAATCTGCTGAGAGTGGAAGTGGAGGTGAAGGTGAAGGTGAAggtgaaggagaagaaaagtatGAAGAATATGAGGTCGAAATAGAGCAGCCTTATGGGATAAAGTTTGCAAAGGGCAGAGATGGCTCTACTTATATTGATGCTATTGCTCCTGGTGGATCAGCTGATAAGAATGGCAAATTCAGTGTTGGTGATAAAGTTATTGCAACCAG TGCTGTGTTTGGGACAGAGATTTGGCCAGCAGCTGAATATGGGAGGACAATGTACACCATCCGCCAAAGAATTGGCCCATTATTCATGAAGATGCAAAAGAGATATG GGAACATGGATTATACCGGTGAACTGACAGAAAAGGAAATTATCAGAGCTGAGAGGAACTCTGGTGTCATTAGTAACAGAGTGAGAGAAATCCAA ATGCAAAATTACTTAAGAAAAAAGGAGCAGAAAGAACAAAGAGAAAAGGATCTTCGCGAAGGGCTGCAATTATACAA AAATGCCAAATATGAGGAAGCACTGGAGAAGTTCGAGTCTATGCTGGGATCGAAACCAGACCCAACTGAAGCTGCAGTGGCAAGTTACAATGTCGCTTGTTGTTATTCTAAGCTTAATCAG TTACAAGCTGGGCTATCTGCACTTGAAGATGCGATGAAAGCAGGATTTGAAGACTTTAAG CGAATCCGGACAGATCCTGACCTATCCAATTTAAGGACAGCTGAGGGATTTGAACCTCTTATGAAAAGGTTTGATGAATCATTTATCAACGAGAATGCCATCAACGCCATTAAATCTCTATTCGGATTCAACAAGAAATAG
- the LOC18097226 gene encoding pumilio homolog 12, whose product MEDQRTEIEFDEFEKLLGEIPNATAANQHSADAGPKNAPLNGSLAPISLNSCKGAFAVKLESNGSLNDRQFLANNTQQYPIKNLQSDEANLPDDQSLTSAFAELSFNSGSPLVNCKSPPNPAVYTNTMNGSLSNMDSTVMVSPLFRSPNNLPSGFDKFNVVKVGQEQSNFLKFDARQLKVPADFCQPQPIENFSTALSPTHGMQGFQLLSNVAVPGMDFPLMSDHQQYFTDVQSPLPYLHSQQLNQSHISWRNIGEEQYYRMHQQYLYMQQLHNQRLEAQNPIQANGNVATKLMSRNVRQPYLEVPFSHQVQQSNQEPFCSSYAVSRGLNQSQNGIRVLDKVGKQSFPEKILTRSQGLNTLKALKFGSAGGNETLAHLNHHGKFLSNGHLLHSLPAPTAGCFQLDHLTSWDILPDFTDLKSSNFSSQSLKYNSVDEVTGRIYLMAKDQHGCRFLQRKFSEGSPQDVEKIFLEIIDHIVELMTDPFGNYLVQKLLEVCDEDQRMQILRAITRKAGELVRISCDMHGTRAVQKVIETLKTPEQFSMVVSALKPGIVTLIKNMNGNHVAQRCLQCLMPEYIDFLFEATTDNCIELATDRHGCCVLQKCLSHSEGEQRSRLVSEITSNALILSQDQFGNYVVQFVFELRLPWATTDILGQLEGNYRDLSVQKYSSNVVEKCLKYAGEERRTRIIRELINNAHLDQVMQDPFGNYVIQAALQQSKGALHTALVEAIRPHVPTLRTSPYGKKVLSSNSLKK is encoded by the exons ATGGAAGATCAAAGAACTGAAATAGAGTTTGATGAATTTGAGAAGCTTCTTGGAGAGATACCAAATGCTACTGCTGCAAATCAGCATTCTGCTGATGCTGGACCTAAGAATGCACCTCTAAATGGTAGCTTGGCACCCATTTCTTTGAATTCTTGCAAGGGGGCATTTGCTGTGAAACTTGAAAGCAATGGGAGTTTGAATGACAGACAATTTTTAGCAAATAATACTCAACAATATCCTATCAAGAATCTCCAATCAGATGAAGCAAATTTGCCAGATGACCAATCCTTGACATCTGCATTTgcagaattgagttttaataGTGGGAGTCCTTTGGTGAATTGTAAATCCCCACCTAATCCTGCTGTATATACAAACACCATGAATGGTTCACTCTCAAATATGGACTCAACAGTGATGGTTTCCCCTCTGTTCCGATCACCAAATAATTTACCTTCTGGTTTTGACAAGTTTAATGTTGTGAAAGTTGGTCAAGAACAgtcaaatttcttaaaatttgatgCCCGACAACTGAAGGTGCCAGCTGATTTTTGTCAGCCTCAGCCAATTGAAAATTTCTCCACGGCCTTGTCACCAACTCATGGCATGCAAGGTTTTCAATTGCTTTCCAATGTGGCTGTCCCAGGCATGGATTTTCCTTTAATGTCTGATCATCAACAATACTTCACTGATGTTCAGTCTCCACTTCCTTACTTACATTCACAACAATTAAACCAGTCTCACATTAGCTGGAGGAATATTGGAGAAGAACAATATTACAGGATGCATCAGCAATACCTATATATGCAGCAACTCCATAATCAAAGATTGGAAGCTCAGAATCCTATTCAAGCAAATGGAAATGTTGCAACCAAGCTGATGAGTCGGAACGTGAGGCAACCATATTTGGAGGTGCCATTCTCTCACCAAGTTCAACAGTCTAATCAAGAACCATTTTGTAGCAGCTATGCTGTCTCAAGGGGTTTGAACCAATCACAGAATGGTATACGTGTTTTGGACAAAGTAGGAAAACAGAGTTTTCCTGAAAAGATTCTGACAAGGTCACAAGGACTGAACACACTGAAAGCTTTGAAGTTTGGCTCAGCTGGAGGCAATGAAACACTTGCCCATCTCAACCATCATGGCAAATTTCTATCAAATGGTCACCTTCTCCATAGTTTACCTGCTCCTACTGCTGGGTGCTTTCAGTTGGATCATTTGACCTCATGGGATATACTTCCTGATTTTACAGACCTAAAAAGCTCTAATTTCAGTTCTCAGTCTTTGAAGTATAACTCAGTAGATGAAGTAACTGGTAGAATATATCTCATGGCAAAGGACCAGCATGGTTGCCGTTTCttgcaaagaaaattttctGAGGGGAGCCCACAAGATGTTGAAAAgatttttcttgagattattGATCACATTGTTGAGCTAATGACAGACCCTTTTGGGAACTACCTTGTTCAGAAGTTGCTTGAAGTATGCGATGAGGATCAGAGAATGCAAATACTTCGTGCTATCACTAGAAAAGCCGGGGAGCTTGTTCGGATTTCATGTGATATGCATGG GACTCGAGCTGTTCAAAAGGTTATCGAAACCCTTAAGACCCCAGAGCAGTTTTCCATGGTTGTCTCTGCATTGAAGCCTGGTATAGTGACcttgataaaaaatatgaatggtAACCATGTAGCCCAGCGTTGCTTGCAGTGTTTGATGCCTGAATACATTGAT TTCCTTTTTGAAGCTACAACTGATAATTGTATTGAACTTGCAACGGATCGCCATGGCTGTTGCGTGCTTCAAAAATGCCTAAGCCATTCCGAGGGAGAGCAAAGGAGTCGTTTAGTCTCTGAGATCACGTCAAATGCTCTGATCCTTTCACAAGATCAATTTGG GAACTATGTTGTGCAATTTGTCTTTGAGCTTCGACTTCCCTGGGCAACAACTGATATTCTTGGTCAGTTGGAAGGTAATTATAGGGACTTGTCTGTTCAGAAATATAGCAGCAATGTGGTAGAGAAATGCCTAAAATATGCAGGAGAGGAGCGCCGGACACGTATTATCCGGGAGCTGATAAATAATGCTCACCTGGATCAAGTCATGCAAGATCCTTTTGGTAATTATGTTATCCAGGCAGCTTTGCAACAATCAAAg GGAGCTCTTCATACTGCTCTGGTGGAGGCTATACGACCCCATGTTCCTACACTTCGAACTAGTCCTTATGGGAAGAAAGTCCTATCTAGTAATAGTTTGAAGAAGTAA
- the LOC7461344 gene encoding chaperonin 60 subunit beta 2, chloroplastic, translating into MASTFTAMSSVGTLAAPNGRVMDKKFVFSSNKLSSFASISASRFGRPQNVVLPRSRPLKVNAAKELHFNKDGSAIKKLQTGVNKLADLVGVTLGPKGRNVVLESKYGSPKIVNDGVTVAKEVELEDPVENIGAKLVRQAAAKTNDLAGDGTTTSVVLAQGLIAEGVKVVAAGANPVLITRGIEKTTRALVNELKLMSKEVEDSELADVAAVSAGNNYEVGNMIAEAMSKVGRKGVVTLEEGKSADNSLYVVEGMQFDRGYISPYFVTDSEKMSVEYENCKLLLVDKKITNARDLISILEDAIRAGYPVLIIAEDIEQEALATLVVNKLRGALKIAALKAPGFGERKSQYLDDIAILTGGTVVREEVGLALDKVGKEVLGHASKVVLTKDTTTIVGDGSTQEAVNKRVAQIRNLIEAAEQDYEREKLNERIAKLSGGVAVIQVGAQTETELKEKKLRVEDALNATKAAVEEGIVVGGGCTLLRLASKVDAIKDSLENDEEKVGADIVKRALSYPLKLIAKNAGVNGSVVSEKVLSTDNPKFGYNAATGNYEDLMAAGIIDPTKVVRCCLEHASSVAKTFLMSDCVVVEIKEPESVPAGNPMDNSGYGY; encoded by the exons atggcATCGACTTTTACGGCCATGTCCTCGGTTGGAACCTTGGCTGCTCCCAATGGCCGTGTTATGGATAAGAAGTTTGTATTTTCTTCAAACAAGTTGTCATCTTTCGCTTCCATTTCTGCAAGTCGATTTGGTAGGCCACAGAATGTAGTTCTACCAAGATCACGTCCTCTCAAGGTTAATGCTGCCAAGGAGCTGCACTTCAACAAGGACGGTTCTGCAATTAAGAAATTGCAA ACTGGTGTGAACAAGCTTGCAGATTTAGTTGGGGTTACCCTTGGACCTAAAGGCCGGAATGTTGTTCTTGAGAGCAAATACGGTTCGCCTAAAATTGTTAATGATGGCGTGACTGTTGCTAAAGAG GTTGAATTGGAGGATCCGGTTGAGAATATTGGTGCTAAGTTAGTGAGACAAGCTGCTGCCAAGACAAATGACTTGGCTGGTGATGGGACTACAACATCTGTTGTTCTTGCGCAAGGCCTTATTGCAGAAGGTGTCAAG GTTGTGGCTGCTGGTGCAAACCCTGTTTTAATCACTAGAGGCATTGAGAAGACCACAAGAGCTCTCGTAAACGAACTTAAGTTGATGTCGAAAGAG GTTGAAGACAGTGAACTTGCAGATGTGGCAGCTGTTAGTGCTGGGAACAACTATGAAGTTGGGAATATGATAGCTGAAGCTATGAGCAAAGTTGGTCGGAAGGGAGTGGTCACCCTTGAAGAGGGAAAGAGTGCTGATAACAGCCTCTATGTTGTTGAGGGAATGCAGTTTGACCGTGGTTATATCTCACCTTACTTTGTCACTGATAGTGAAAAAATGTCAGTTGAATATGAGAACTGCAAG TTGCTTCTTGTTGACAAGAAAATAACAAACGCAAGAGATCTAATCTCCATTTTGGAAGATGCAATTAGAGCTGGATATCCAGTTTTGATAATTGCTGAAGACATTGAACAAGAAGCTTTAGCAACTCTTGTTGTCAATAAGCTTAGGGGTGCTTTGAAGATTGCTGCCCTCAAAGCTCCTGGTTTTGGGGAACGGAAAAGTCAGTACCTTGATGACATTGCTATTCTGACTGGAG GAACTGTTGTCAGAGAAGAGGTGGGGCTTGCCTTGGACAAAGTAGGCAAAGAGGTCTTGGGACATGCTTCTAAAGTGGTTCTTACCAAGGACACAACCACCATTGTTGGTGACGGAAGCACCCAAGAAGCAGTAAATAAGAGAGTTGCTCAAATTAGAAATCTTATCGAG GCTGCTGAACAAGACTATGAAAGGGAGAAACTCAATGAAAGAATTGCTAAGCTGTCCGGCGGTGTTGCAGTGATACAG GTTGGAGCACAAACCGAGACAGAgcttaaagaaaagaaactgaGAGTTGAAGATGCTCTTAATGCAACCAAG GCAGCCGTTGAGGAAGGTATTGTGGTTGGTGGTGGATGCACCCTGCTGAGACTGGCATCAAAGGTGGATGCTATCAAGGACAGTCTCGAGAACGATGAAGAAAAG GTGGGAGCAGACATTGTAAAGAGAGCTCTGAGCTACCCCCTGAAGTTAATTGCCAAAAATGCTGGTGTTAATGGAAGTGTGGTCAGCGAGAAG gtgCTCTCAACTGACAATCCTAAATTTGGATACAATGCTGCAACTGGAAATTATGAAGATCTGATGGCTGCTGGAATCATTGATCCAACAAAG GTGGTCAGATGTTGCCTGGAGCATGCATCATCGGTAGCAAAGACGTTCTTGATGTCCGACTGTGTAGTTGTTGAGATTAAGGAGCCTGAATCAGTGCCTGCTGGCAACCCCATGGATAACTCAG GATATGGGTACTAG